One genomic window of Mus pahari chromosome 23, PAHARI_EIJ_v1.1, whole genome shotgun sequence includes the following:
- the Kdm2b gene encoding lysine-specific demethylase 2B isoform X5 — MAMSVSAEDDDYESEPDQNRVVGRPKGKLGPASAVKLAANRTTAGARRRRTRCRKCEACLRTECGECHFCKDMKKFGGPGRMKQSCIMRQCIAPVLPHTAVCLVCGEAGKEDTVEEEEGKFNLMLMECSICNEIIHPGCLKIKESEGVVNDELPNCWECPKCNHAGKTGKQKRGPGFKYASNLPGSLLKEQKMNRDNKEGQEPAKRRSECEEAPRRRSDEHPKKVPTDGILRRKSDDVHLRRKRKYEKPQELSGRKRASSLQTSPGSSSHLSPRPPLGSSLSPWWRSSLTYFQQQLKPGKEDKLFRKKRRSWKNSEDRLSLANKPLRRFKQEPEDDLPEAPPKARESDQSRSSSPTAGPSTEGAEGPEEKKKVKMRRKRRLANKELSKELSKELNHEIQKTESTLAQESQQPIKSEPESENEEPKRPLGHCERPHRFSKGLNGTPRELRHSLGPGLRSPPRVMSRPPPSASPPKCIQMERHVIRPPPISPPPDSLPLDDGAAHVMHREVWMAVFSYLSHRDLCVCMRVCRTWNRWCCDKRLWTRIDLNRCKSITPLMLSGIIRRQPVSLDLSWTNISKKQLSWLINRLPGLRDLVLSGCSWIAVSALCSSSCPLLRTLDVQWVEGLKDAQMRDLLSPPTDNRPGQMDNRSKLRNIVDLRLSGLDITDVSLRLIIRHMPLLSKLQLSYCNHINDQSINLLTAVGTTTRDSLTEVNLSDCNKVTDLCLSFFKRCGNICHIDLRYCKQVTKEGCEQFIAEMSVSVQFGQVEEKLLQKLS; from the exons ATGGCCATGTCCGTGAGCGCCGAGGACGACGACTATGAATCGGAGCCCGACCAG AACCGGGTGGTGGGTCGGCCTAAGGGCAAGTTGGGCCCGGCCTCAGCGGTGAAGTTGGCTGCCAACCGAACAACAGCAGGAGCTCGCAGGCGCCGGACGCGATGCCGCAAGTGCGAGGCCTGCCTGCGGACGGAGTGTGGAGAGTGCCACTTTTGCAAGGACATGAAGAAGTTTGGAGGTCCTGGGCGCATGAAGCAGAGCTGCATCATGCGGCAGTGCATCGCG CCAGTGCTGCCCCACACCGCCGTGTGCCTTGTGTGTGGCGAGGCAGGAAAGGAGGAcacagtggaagaggaagaaggcaagTTTAACCTCATGCTCATGGAATGCTCCATCTGCAACGAGATCATCCACCCCGGATGCCTTAAG ATTAAGGAATCGGAGGGTGTGGTCAATGATGagcttcccaactgctgggagTGTCCGAAGTGTAACCATGCCGGCAAGACCGGGAAA CAAAAGCGTGGCCCTGGCTTTAAGTATGCCTCCAACCTGCCTGGCTCCTTGCTCAAGGAGCAGAAGATGAACCGGGACAACAAGGAAGGGCAAGAGCCTGCCAAGCGGAGGAGTGAGTGTGAAGAGGCTCCCCGTCGGAGGTCAGATGAGCACCCCAAAAAGGTGCCTACAGACGGCATCCTCCGCCGAAAGTCTGATGATGTGCACCTGAGGAGGAAGCGGAAATATGAGAAGCCCCAAGAGCTGAGTGGACGCAAGCGG GCCTCGTCGCTTCAAACGTCCCCCGGTTCCTCCTCTCACCTCTCGCCGAGGCCCCCTCTAGGCAGCAGTCTCAGCCCTTGGTGGAGATCCAGTCTCACTTACTTCCAGCAGCAG CTAAAGCCTGGCAAAGAAGATAAGCTTTTCAGGAAAAAG cGACGGTCCTGGAAGAACTCTGAGGATCGTCTGTCACTGGCCAACAAGCCCCTTCGGCGCTTTAAGCAGGAACCGGAGGACGATTTGCCTGAGGCGCCTCCTAAGGCCCGGGAGAGTGATCAATCTCGGTCCAGCTCACCCACTGCTGGGCCCAgcactgagggagctgaaggcccagaagagaagaaaaaggtgaAGATGCGCCGGAAGCGGCGACTCGCTAACAAGGAGCTGAGCAAAGAGCTGAGCAAGGAGCTCAACCACGAGATCCAAAAGACAGAGAGCACCCTGGCCCAAGAGAGCCAGCAGCCCATCAAGTCAGAGCCCGAGAGCGAGAACGAGGAGCCCAAGAGGCCCTTGGGCCACTGCGAGCGCCCCCACCGCTTTAGCAAAGGGCTCAACGGCACACCTCGGGAGCTGCGGCACTCGCTGGGACCTGGCCTACGGAGCCCACCTCGTGTTATGTCCCGACCCCCGCCCTCGGCATCCCCACCCAAGTGCATCCAGATGGAGCGTCACGTGATCCGGCCACCGCCCATCAGCCCCCCACCTGACTCGCTGCCCCTGGATGATGGAGCAGCCCACGTCATGCATAGGGAGGTGTGGATGGCAGTCTTCAGCTACCTCAGCCACCGAGacctgtgtgtctgcatgcgGGTCTGCAGGACCTGGAACCGCTG GTGCTGTGATAAGCGGTTGTGGACCCGCATCGACCTGAACCGCTGCAAGTCCATCACACCCCTGATGCTGAGCGGTATCATCCGGCGACAGCCTGTCTCCCTTGACCTCAGCTGGACCAACATCTCCAAGAAGCAGCTGAGTTGGCTCATCAACCGGTTGCCTG GGCTCCGAGACTTGGTGCTGTCAGGCTGCTCATGGATCGCTGTCTCAGCCCTCTGTAGCTCCAGTTGTCCATTGCTCCGGACCCTGGATGTCCAGTGGGTAGAAGGACTAAAGGATGCCCAGATGCGggatctcctgtctccacccacagACAACAGGCCAG GTCAGATGGACAATCGGAGCAAGCTCCGAAACATTGTAGACCTGCGCCTCTCTGGCCTGGACATCACAGATGTCTCCCTGCGGCTCATTATTCGCCATATGCCCCTGCTCTCTAAGCTCCAACTCAGTTACTGCAACCACATCAATGACCAGTCCATCAACCTACTCACTGCAGTCGGCACCACCACCCGAGACTCGCTGACAGAGGTCAACCTATCAG